In Verrucomicrobiota bacterium, one genomic interval encodes:
- a CDS encoding mannitol-1-phosphate 5-dehydrogenase — MKATIIGAGNIGRGFLGQLFAEAGAAITFVELNAEVVAALNARHAYDIRIVSDTTESFHVPVVRAVRSTDRAAVAKAIAEADVAATAVGVAALPAIAGLLALGIEQRLRAGRGPFNVVVCENIIHSGRHLAGLVEQHLPKDLREPFRHATGFATSVVSRMVPAPTEAQRREDPVAIAVEPYCILPVDAGAFVGEPPAVPGFRYVDNIDALEDQKAYTHNAGHCMVAYFGYARGHTYIWQATEDRDVYKRVAAGLDETSRALIARHGFDASEQRRHVEDLFGRYRNRALGDTVQRVARQPLRKLSPEGRLVGAARLALEYGIAPVRVVDGIVAALRYDDPDDEQARELQSRLAEEGVRAVLEHTCKLGPDEWLTGEIETRYLRAMEGTTS, encoded by the coding sequence ATGAAGGCAACGATCATCGGCGCCGGCAACATCGGCCGCGGCTTCCTCGGGCAGCTCTTCGCCGAGGCTGGGGCGGCGATCACGTTCGTCGAGCTGAACGCGGAGGTGGTTGCGGCTCTCAACGCGCGGCACGCATACGATATCCGCATCGTGAGCGACACGACGGAGTCGTTCCATGTGCCCGTTGTGCGCGCGGTGCGCTCGACCGATCGGGCGGCCGTGGCCAAAGCGATCGCCGAGGCCGACGTGGCGGCCACGGCCGTCGGGGTCGCCGCGTTGCCCGCCATCGCCGGGCTGCTGGCGCTGGGCATCGAGCAGCGCCTGCGCGCGGGCCGCGGCCCGTTCAACGTCGTCGTGTGCGAGAACATCATTCATTCAGGCCGCCATCTCGCCGGGCTGGTCGAGCAGCATCTGCCCAAGGACCTGCGGGAGCCGTTTCGCCACGCAACGGGCTTCGCCACGTCGGTCGTCTCGCGCATGGTGCCGGCGCCGACCGAGGCGCAACGGCGCGAGGACCCGGTCGCCATCGCCGTCGAGCCGTACTGCATTCTGCCCGTGGATGCGGGGGCCTTCGTCGGCGAGCCCCCCGCCGTACCCGGCTTCCGTTACGTGGACAACATCGACGCGCTCGAGGACCAGAAGGCATATACGCACAACGCCGGCCACTGCATGGTCGCCTATTTCGGCTACGCGCGCGGTCATACATACATCTGGCAGGCGACCGAGGATCGCGACGTGTACAAGCGCGTCGCGGCCGGACTCGACGAGACGAGCCGCGCGCTGATCGCGCGCCACGGATTCGACGCCTCCGAGCAGCGGCGCCACGTCGAGGATCTCTTTGGCCGCTACCGCAACCGCGCGCTCGGCGACACGGTCCAGCGCGTGGCCCGGCAGCCGCTGCGCAAGCTCAGTCCCGAGGGGCGCCTCGTCGGCGCCGCCCGGCTCGCGCTCGAATACGGCATCGCGCCCGTACGCGTCGTCGACGGGATCGTCGCCGCGCTCCGATACGACGATCCGGACGACGAGCAGGCGCGCGAGCTCCAGTCGAGGCTCGCGGAGGAGGGCGTGCGCGCCGTGCTCGAGCACACCTGCAAGCTCGGGCCCGACGAGTGGCTCACCGGCGAGATCGAAACAAGATACCTGCGTGCTATGGAAGGAACGACATCGTGA